The following proteins come from a genomic window of Mycolicibacterium rufum:
- a CDS encoding quinone oxidoreductase family protein, with amino-acid sequence MYAIEVAETGGPEVLSYVEKPQPTPGPGEVLIKAEAIGVNFIDTYFRSGLYPRELPFVVGTEVCGTIEAVGDEVAALNVGDRVVTAQALGAYADYCVAPADFVAYVPDGVAPEVAASALLKGMTAHYLIKSTYPIQQGDTVLVHAGAGGVGLILTQWATSLATSVITTVSTPDKAELSRQAGAVEVLDYPDDPQTFGAKIRELTDGNGVEAVYDGVGASTFEASLASLAVRGTLALFGAASGPVPPFDPQRLNAAGSVFLTRPNLAHHTRTPDEFSWRAGELLTAIAEGTLTVTVSNRYALSDAEQAHRDLQGRKTVGSVVLVPG; translated from the coding sequence ATGTACGCCATCGAAGTCGCCGAGACCGGCGGGCCCGAAGTCCTGTCCTACGTCGAGAAGCCCCAGCCCACACCCGGGCCCGGCGAGGTGCTGATCAAGGCGGAGGCGATCGGCGTCAACTTCATCGACACGTACTTCCGCTCGGGCCTCTATCCGCGTGAGCTTCCGTTCGTGGTGGGCACCGAGGTGTGCGGCACCATCGAGGCGGTCGGCGACGAGGTGGCGGCGTTGAACGTCGGCGACCGCGTGGTGACCGCCCAGGCGCTCGGCGCCTACGCCGACTACTGCGTGGCCCCGGCCGATTTCGTGGCCTACGTGCCCGACGGCGTGGCGCCCGAGGTGGCGGCCTCGGCGCTGCTGAAGGGCATGACCGCGCACTACCTGATCAAGTCGACGTACCCGATCCAGCAGGGCGACACCGTGCTGGTGCACGCCGGCGCCGGCGGGGTGGGCCTGATCCTCACGCAGTGGGCGACCAGCCTGGCGACGTCGGTGATCACGACGGTGTCGACCCCGGACAAAGCCGAACTGTCGCGGCAGGCCGGCGCGGTCGAGGTGCTCGACTACCCGGACGATCCCCAGACCTTCGGCGCGAAGATCCGGGAGTTGACCGACGGCAACGGCGTCGAGGCGGTCTACGACGGGGTCGGGGCCTCCACCTTCGAGGCGAGTCTGGCCAGCCTCGCGGTGCGCGGCACGCTGGCCCTGTTCGGAGCCGCCAGCGGCCCGGTTCCACCGTTCGATCCGCAACGGCTCAACGCCGCGGGCTCGGTGTTCCTGACCCGGCCCAACCTGGCGCACCACACCCGCACCCCCGATGAGTTCTCGTGGCGCGCAGGGGAGCTGCTGACCGCCATCGCCGAGGGAACGCTGACCGTGACGGTGAGCAATCGGTACGCGTTGAGCGACGCCGAGCAGGCACACCGCGACCTGCAGGGTCGCAAGACCGTCGGGTCGGTGGTGCTGGTGCCGGGCTAG
- a CDS encoding heme o synthase — translation MRMREGHLVGDSADAGTHGLRTTLLGYVGLTKPRVIELLLVTTIPAMLLAHRGSVDPLLILNTLVGGLLAAAGANTLNCVADADIDKKMKRTERRALARATVPRSHALVFGLTLSVASFFWLWWTTNMLSAHLAGATIAFYVLVYTLLLKRRTSQNVVWGGAAGCMPVMIGWSAVTGTISWPALVMFLIIFFWTPPHTWALAMRYKEDYAAAGVPMLPVVATEQQVTKQILVYTWLTVIATLALALATGWLYASVAILAGTWFLVMAHQLYAGVRRGEPVKPLRLFLQSNNYLAVVFCALAVDSALNLPTLLHL, via the coding sequence GTGAGGATGCGCGAAGGCCACCTCGTCGGCGATTCGGCGGACGCGGGGACGCACGGACTGCGCACCACGCTGCTGGGTTATGTGGGACTGACGAAGCCGCGCGTCATCGAGCTGCTGCTCGTCACCACGATTCCTGCCATGCTGCTCGCGCACCGCGGCTCGGTGGATCCTCTGTTGATCCTCAACACCCTCGTGGGTGGGCTGCTCGCGGCCGCGGGCGCCAACACGCTCAACTGCGTGGCCGACGCCGACATCGACAAGAAGATGAAGCGCACCGAGCGTCGCGCGCTGGCCCGCGCCACCGTGCCCCGCAGCCACGCCCTGGTGTTCGGCCTGACGCTGTCGGTCGCGTCGTTCTTCTGGTTGTGGTGGACCACGAACATGCTCTCGGCCCACCTGGCCGGCGCCACGATCGCGTTCTACGTGCTCGTGTACACCCTGCTGCTCAAGCGGCGGACGTCGCAGAACGTGGTCTGGGGCGGCGCGGCCGGCTGCATGCCCGTGATGATCGGCTGGTCCGCGGTCACGGGCACGATCTCCTGGCCCGCGCTGGTGATGTTCCTGATCATCTTCTTCTGGACGCCGCCGCACACCTGGGCGCTGGCGATGCGCTACAAGGAGGACTACGCGGCGGCCGGTGTCCCCATGCTGCCCGTGGTGGCCACCGAGCAGCAGGTCACCAAGCAGATCCTCGTCTACACCTGGCTGACGGTCATCGCGACGCTGGCGCTGGCTCTCGCGACCGGATGGCTCTACGCGTCGGTGGCGATTCTGGCGGGCACCTGGTTCCTGGTGATGGCCCACCAGCTCTACGCCGGCGTGCGCCGCGGTGAGCCGGTCAAGCCGCTGCGGCTGTTCCTGCAGTCGAACAACTACCTGGCCGTGGTGTTCTGCGCGCTGGCCGTCGACTCAGCGCTGAACCTGCCGACGCTGCTGCACCTCTGA
- the tkt gene encoding transketolase, with product MTTLEEISSLTRPNHPDDWTDLDSRAVDTVRVLAADAVQKVGNGHPGTAMSLAPLAYTLFQRQMRHDPSDVHWLGRDRFVLSCGHSSLTLYLQLYLGGFGLELSDIESLRTFKSKTPGHPEFRHTKGVEITTGPLGQGLASAVGMAMASRYERGLFDPDAPAGESPFDHYIYVIASDGDIEEGVTSEASSLAGTQQLGNLIVFYDKNQISIEHDTNIALSEDVAARYRAYGWHVQEIEGGENVVGIEQAIAEAKKVTDKPSFIALRTIIGYPAPNKMNTGGVHGSALGDDEVAATKKILGFDPDKTFEVSDEVFEHTRKLVDRGREAHEKWQPGFDAWAEREPERKKLLDRLTAEELPEGWDADITYWEPGSKAVATRAAFGQVLNDVAPKLPELWGGSADLAGSNNTTIKGVKSFGPPSISTSDFEADWYGRVLHFGIREHAMGSILSGIVLHGPTRAFGGTFLQFSDYMRPAVRLASLMDIDTIYIWTHDSIGLGEDGPTHQPIEHLAALRAIPNLSVVRPGDPNETAYAWKSILARGNGSGPVGFILTRQGIPVLEGTDAEGVSRGGYVLGGGSPADDADVILIGTGSELQIAVEAQKMLRDKNINAYVVSMPCVEWFESQPKEYRDSVLPPRVSARVAIEAAVAQSWYKIVGDTGEIISIEHYGESADDKTLFREFGFTPEAVVAAAERSIAN from the coding sequence GTGACCACGCTCGAAGAGATCTCTTCGCTGACCCGACCCAACCATCCCGACGACTGGACCGACCTCGATTCGCGCGCGGTGGACACGGTCCGGGTGCTCGCCGCCGATGCGGTCCAGAAGGTCGGCAACGGGCATCCGGGGACGGCGATGAGCCTGGCGCCCCTGGCCTACACGCTGTTCCAGCGTCAGATGCGCCACGATCCCAGCGATGTGCACTGGCTCGGCCGCGACCGGTTCGTGCTGTCCTGCGGGCATTCCAGCCTCACGCTGTACCTGCAGCTGTACCTGGGCGGGTTCGGTCTCGAGCTCTCCGACATCGAGTCGCTGCGGACGTTCAAGTCCAAGACACCGGGTCACCCCGAGTTCCGTCACACCAAGGGTGTGGAGATCACCACGGGCCCGCTCGGTCAGGGGCTCGCGTCGGCGGTCGGCATGGCGATGGCGTCACGCTACGAGCGCGGCCTGTTCGACCCGGACGCGCCGGCGGGTGAGAGCCCGTTCGACCACTACATCTACGTGATCGCCTCCGACGGCGACATCGAGGAGGGCGTCACCAGCGAGGCGTCCTCGCTGGCGGGCACCCAGCAGCTGGGCAACCTCATCGTGTTCTACGACAAGAACCAGATCTCCATCGAGCACGACACCAACATCGCGCTGAGCGAGGACGTCGCCGCGCGGTACCGGGCCTACGGCTGGCACGTGCAGGAGATCGAGGGCGGCGAGAACGTCGTCGGCATCGAGCAGGCCATCGCCGAAGCGAAGAAGGTGACCGACAAGCCGTCGTTCATCGCGCTGCGCACGATCATCGGATATCCGGCGCCCAACAAGATGAACACCGGCGGCGTGCACGGCTCGGCACTCGGCGACGACGAGGTGGCCGCGACCAAGAAGATCCTCGGCTTCGACCCCGACAAGACGTTCGAGGTCAGCGACGAGGTCTTCGAGCACACCCGCAAGCTGGTCGACCGGGGCCGCGAGGCGCACGAGAAGTGGCAGCCCGGCTTCGACGCATGGGCGGAGCGCGAACCCGAGCGCAAGAAGCTGCTCGACCGGCTCACCGCCGAGGAGCTGCCGGAGGGCTGGGACGCCGACATCACCTACTGGGAGCCCGGCTCGAAGGCCGTCGCCACCCGCGCCGCGTTCGGCCAGGTGCTCAACGACGTCGCCCCCAAGCTGCCGGAGCTGTGGGGCGGCTCGGCCGACCTCGCGGGCAGCAACAACACCACCATCAAGGGCGTCAAGTCCTTCGGCCCGCCGTCGATCTCGACGTCGGACTTCGAGGCCGACTGGTACGGCCGGGTGCTGCACTTCGGCATCCGCGAGCACGCGATGGGCTCGATCCTGTCGGGCATCGTGCTGCACGGACCGACCCGCGCGTTCGGCGGGACGTTCCTGCAGTTCTCGGACTACATGCGTCCCGCGGTGCGGCTGGCCTCGCTGATGGACATCGACACGATCTACATCTGGACCCACGATTCGATCGGCCTGGGCGAGGACGGCCCCACCCACCAGCCGATCGAGCATCTCGCCGCACTGCGGGCCATCCCGAACCTGTCGGTGGTCCGCCCCGGCGACCCGAACGAGACGGCGTACGCGTGGAAGAGCATTCTCGCGCGCGGCAACGGGAGCGGCCCGGTCGGTTTCATCCTGACCCGTCAGGGCATCCCGGTCCTGGAGGGCACGGACGCCGAGGGGGTCTCTCGCGGCGGATATGTGCTGGGCGGAGGCTCCCCCGCCGACGACGCCGACGTCATCCTGATCGGCACGGGCTCCGAACTGCAGATCGCCGTCGAGGCACAGAAGATGTTGCGCGACAAGAACATCAACGCCTACGTCGTGTCGATGCCCTGCGTGGAATGGTTCGAATCGCAGCCCAAGGAGTACCGCGACAGCGTGCTGCCGCCGCGGGTGTCGGCGCGCGTGGCCATCGAGGCCGCGGTCGCCCAGAGCTGGTACAAGATCGTCGGCGACACCGGCGAGATCATCTCCATCGAGCACTACGGCGAGTCGGCCGACGACAAGACCCTGTTCCGCGAATTCGGTTTCACTCCAGAAGCAGTGGTGGCCGCAGCGGAACGCAGCATTGCGAACTAG
- the tal gene encoding transaldolase codes for MTQNPNLAALSAAGVSVWLDDLSRERLQTGNLQELIDTKSVVGVTTNPSIFQAALSKGDAYDDQIKELAERGADVDATIRTVTTDDVRNACDVFAKIYEQSDGVDGRVSIEVDPRLAHDTDKTILQAIELWKIVDRPNLLIKIPATEAGVPAIASVLAEGISVNVTLIFSVERYRLVMDAYLKGLEKAKEAGHDLSRVHSVASFFVSRVDTEIDKRLEDIGTDEALALRGKAGVANARLAYAAYEEVFLGGERFEKLTGDGARVQRPLWASTGVKNPDYSDTLYVTELVAPNTVNTMPEKTMDAVADHGEVTGDTVTGRGAESQEVFDQLSGVGIDLTDVFVVLEDEGVEKFEKSWHELLEATQGQLDDKK; via the coding sequence ATGACCCAGAATCCGAATCTGGCGGCACTGTCCGCCGCAGGCGTCTCGGTGTGGCTCGACGACCTGTCCCGCGAACGGCTGCAGACCGGCAATCTGCAGGAACTGATCGACACCAAGTCGGTGGTCGGCGTGACCACCAATCCGTCGATCTTCCAGGCGGCACTGTCCAAGGGCGACGCCTACGACGACCAGATCAAGGAGCTCGCCGAGCGGGGCGCCGACGTCGACGCCACCATTCGCACGGTGACCACCGACGACGTCCGCAATGCGTGTGACGTCTTCGCCAAGATCTACGAGCAGTCGGACGGGGTCGACGGCCGGGTGTCCATCGAGGTGGATCCGCGCCTGGCCCACGACACCGACAAGACCATTCTCCAGGCGATCGAGCTGTGGAAGATCGTCGACCGGCCCAACCTGCTGATCAAGATTCCGGCGACCGAGGCCGGCGTGCCCGCGATCGCCTCGGTTCTGGCCGAGGGCATCTCGGTCAACGTGACGCTGATCTTCTCGGTCGAGCGCTACCGCCTGGTGATGGACGCCTACCTCAAGGGTCTGGAGAAGGCCAAGGAAGCCGGCCACGATCTGTCCCGGGTCCATTCCGTCGCATCGTTTTTCGTCTCCCGGGTGGACACCGAGATCGACAAGCGGCTCGAGGACATCGGCACCGACGAAGCACTCGCGCTACGCGGCAAGGCCGGGGTGGCCAACGCCCGGCTGGCCTACGCCGCATACGAAGAGGTCTTCCTCGGCGGCGAGCGGTTCGAGAAGCTCACGGGTGATGGCGCACGGGTCCAGCGGCCGCTGTGGGCCTCGACCGGCGTGAAGAACCCCGACTACTCCGACACGCTCTACGTCACCGAACTCGTCGCCCCCAACACGGTGAACACCATGCCGGAGAAGACGATGGACGCCGTCGCCGACCACGGCGAGGTCACCGGCGACACCGTCACCGGCCGCGGCGCGGAGTCCCAGGAGGTCTTCGATCAGCTCTCCGGTGTCGGCATCGACCTGACCGACGTGTTCGTCGTTCTCGAGGACGAGGGCGTCGAGAAGTTCGAGAAGTCGTGGCACGAACTGCTCGAAGCCACGCAGGGCCAGCTCGACGACAAGAAGTGA
- the zwf gene encoding glucose-6-phosphate dehydrogenase, translating into MSEAWQNPLRDKRDKRMPRIAGPCCVVIFGVTGDLARKKLMPAIYDLANRGLLPPSFALVGFARRDWADQDFSQVVLDAVKQHARTPFRQEVWDRLSEGVRFVQGTFDDEKAFEDLAETLAKLDAERGTGGNHAFYLSIPPKAFPQVLEQLSRTGLAKKPEGSWSRVVIEKPFGHDLKSAEELNAIVNNVFPESSVFRIDHYLGKETVQNILALRFANELFEPVWNSHYVDSVQITMAEDIGLGGRGGYYDGVGAARDVIQNHLLQLLALTAMEEPVSFSPDELQAEKIKVLSASKLAEPLDQTTSRGQYTAGWQGGERVVGLLEEEGFSKDSTTETFAAITVDVDTRRWAGVPFYLRTGKRLGRRVTEIALIFKRAPHLPFDATMTEELGQNALVIRVQPDEGITLRFGSKVPGNMMEVRDVSMDFSYGSAFAEESPEAYERLILDVLLGEPSLFPVNQEVELAWRILDPALDYWASHGKPDPYESGGWGPDSAFEMLRRSGREWRRP; encoded by the coding sequence ATGAGCGAAGCTTGGCAGAACCCGCTGCGGGACAAGCGCGACAAGCGCATGCCCCGCATCGCGGGCCCGTGCTGTGTGGTGATCTTCGGTGTCACCGGCGATCTCGCGCGCAAGAAGCTGATGCCGGCGATCTACGACCTGGCCAACCGGGGGCTGCTGCCGCCGTCGTTCGCCCTGGTCGGCTTCGCCCGCCGGGACTGGGCCGACCAGGACTTCAGTCAGGTCGTCCTCGACGCGGTCAAGCAGCACGCCCGCACCCCGTTCCGCCAGGAGGTCTGGGACCGGTTGTCCGAGGGGGTCCGCTTCGTGCAGGGCACCTTCGACGACGAGAAGGCGTTCGAGGATCTGGCCGAGACCTTGGCCAAGCTCGACGCCGAACGCGGCACCGGCGGCAATCACGCGTTCTACCTGTCGATTCCGCCCAAGGCGTTCCCGCAGGTGCTCGAGCAGCTGTCGAGGACTGGCCTGGCGAAGAAGCCGGAGGGCAGCTGGAGCCGGGTGGTCATCGAGAAGCCGTTCGGCCACGACCTGAAGAGCGCCGAAGAGCTCAACGCCATCGTCAACAACGTCTTCCCCGAGTCCTCGGTGTTCCGGATCGACCACTACCTGGGCAAGGAGACGGTTCAGAACATCCTGGCGCTGCGGTTCGCCAACGAGTTGTTCGAGCCGGTCTGGAACTCGCACTACGTCGACAGCGTGCAGATCACGATGGCCGAGGACATCGGCCTGGGCGGGCGCGGCGGCTACTACGACGGTGTCGGCGCCGCGCGTGACGTGATCCAGAACCATCTGCTGCAGCTGCTGGCGCTGACGGCGATGGAGGAACCGGTCAGCTTCTCCCCCGACGAGCTGCAGGCCGAGAAGATCAAGGTGCTCTCGGCGAGCAAATTGGCCGAGCCACTCGACCAGACCACCTCGCGCGGTCAGTACACCGCGGGCTGGCAGGGCGGCGAGCGGGTGGTCGGGCTGCTGGAGGAGGAGGGCTTCTCGAAGGACTCCACCACCGAGACGTTCGCCGCGATCACCGTGGATGTCGACACCCGCCGCTGGGCGGGTGTCCCCTTTTATCTGCGGACCGGAAAACGGCTGGGCCGCAGGGTCACCGAGATCGCGCTCATCTTCAAGCGGGCCCCCCACCTGCCGTTCGACGCCACCATGACCGAGGAGCTGGGGCAGAACGCGCTGGTGATCCGGGTGCAGCCCGACGAGGGCATCACGTTGCGCTTCGGGTCCAAGGTGCCGGGCAACATGATGGAGGTCCGCGACGTCAGCATGGACTTCTCGTACGGGTCGGCGTTCGCCGAGGAGTCACCCGAAGCCTACGAGCGTCTGATCCTCGACGTGCTGCTCGGTGAGCCGTCGTTGTTCCCGGTCAATCAGGAGGTCGAATTGGCTTGGCGCATCTTGGATCCCGCGTTGGATTACTGGGCATCGCACGGCAAGCCTGACCCGTATGAATCGGGCGGCTGGGGACCGGACTCCGCTTTCGAGATGTTGCGTCGCTCCGGCCGGGAATGGAGACGGCCGTGA
- the opcA gene encoding glucose-6-phosphate dehydrogenase assembly protein OpcA, which produces MILDLPDTSTDVINKKIIALREEGGAITLGRVLTLVIAPTTEALLEESIEAANAASREHPCRVVVVAPGDRLADKARLDAQVRVGRDAGANEVVCLRLSGPLAGHASSVVTPFLLPDTPVVTWWPDVAPDVPAEDPLGRLAIRRITDATNGTDPLASIKGRLKGYTPGDTDLAWSRITYWRALLTAAVNLPPHEPITSALVSGLADEPALDVLAGWLAHRIDGPVRRAVGELKVELVRDTETITLSRPQDGVTAKLTRTAQPEALVPLARRETRECLAEDMRRLDADEIYYEALQGIEKVQYV; this is translated from the coding sequence GTGATCCTCGACCTGCCGGACACCTCCACCGACGTCATCAACAAGAAGATCATCGCGCTGCGCGAAGAGGGCGGGGCGATCACGCTCGGCCGGGTGCTGACGCTGGTCATCGCCCCGACCACCGAGGCGCTGCTCGAGGAGTCGATCGAGGCGGCGAACGCGGCGAGCCGCGAACATCCCTGCCGCGTCGTCGTCGTCGCGCCGGGTGATCGACTCGCCGACAAGGCCCGGCTCGACGCGCAGGTGCGGGTGGGGCGCGACGCGGGCGCCAACGAGGTCGTCTGCCTACGGCTTTCCGGCCCGCTGGCCGGGCACGCCAGCAGCGTCGTCACCCCGTTCCTGCTGCCGGACACGCCGGTCGTCACGTGGTGGCCGGACGTCGCGCCCGACGTTCCCGCGGAGGACCCTCTGGGTCGACTGGCGATCCGTCGCATCACCGACGCCACCAACGGCACCGACCCGCTGGCGTCGATCAAGGGCCGCCTCAAGGGGTACACGCCGGGCGACACCGATCTGGCGTGGAGCCGGATCACCTACTGGCGGGCGCTGCTGACCGCGGCGGTCAATCTGCCGCCGCACGAACCGATCACCTCGGCGCTGGTGTCCGGCCTGGCGGACGAACCGGCGCTCGACGTCCTCGCGGGCTGGTTGGCCCACCGCATCGACGGTCCGGTGCGCCGGGCGGTCGGTGAACTCAAGGTGGAGCTGGTCCGCGACACCGAGACGATCACCCTCAGCCGGCCCCAGGACGGCGTCACCGCGAAGCTCACCCGCACCGCGCAACCCGAGGCGCTGGTTCCGTTGGCGCGCAGAGAAACCCGGGAGTGCCTGGCCGAGGACATGCGGCGCCTCGACGCCGACGAGATCTACTACGAGGCCCTGCAGGGGATCGAGAAAGTGCAGTACGTGTGA
- the pgl gene encoding 6-phosphogluconolactonase — MNTIVERYPDTDALVKAAGDRLVDAITAAVAARGQASVVLTGGGTGIGLLKRVGERSGEIDWSKVHIYWGDERFVPADDDERNDKQAREALLDQVDIPDVNVHAMAASDGEFGDDLTAAAAGYEQLLNETFVEPEREFDVHLLGMGPEGHVNSLFPDTDAVKETERIVVGVTDSPKPPPRRITLTLPAVHRSREVWLVVSGDGKADAVAAALGGAAPVDLPAAGAVGREATVWLLDEAAASKL, encoded by the coding sequence GTGAACACGATCGTGGAGCGCTATCCCGACACCGATGCCCTGGTGAAGGCCGCAGGCGACCGTCTGGTGGACGCGATCACCGCCGCCGTCGCGGCCCGCGGTCAGGCGAGCGTGGTGCTCACCGGCGGCGGCACCGGCATCGGACTGTTGAAGCGCGTCGGCGAACGCAGCGGCGAGATCGACTGGTCGAAGGTGCACATCTATTGGGGCGACGAGCGGTTCGTGCCCGCGGACGACGACGAGCGCAACGACAAGCAGGCCCGAGAGGCGTTGCTCGACCAGGTCGACATCCCCGATGTCAACGTGCATGCGATGGCCGCCAGCGACGGCGAGTTCGGTGATGACCTGACGGCCGCGGCTGCGGGCTACGAGCAGTTGCTCAACGAGACGTTCGTCGAACCCGAACGCGAATTCGACGTGCATCTGCTCGGGATGGGACCCGAGGGCCACGTCAACTCGTTGTTCCCCGACACCGATGCGGTCAAGGAGACCGAACGCATCGTGGTCGGGGTGACCGACTCGCCCAAGCCACCGCCGCGGAGGATCACGCTGACCCTGCCCGCCGTTCACCGATCCCGCGAAGTGTGGCTGGTGGTGTCTGGCGACGGCAAGGCCGATGCCGTCGCAGCCGCGCTCGGCGGCGCCGCGCCGGTCGACCTGCCCGCCGCGGGCGCCGTGGGCCGCGAGGCGACGGTGTGGCTGCTCGACGAGGCCGCGGCTTCGAAGCTGTAA
- a CDS encoding LutC/YkgG family protein, translating into MSEAREAILTRVRAALSDRPTPADVPWGYGADVGTGDLGLVERFVERVADYRARVDRVAEADTASAIRAALGEVRAVVADPAVQEAWPDAAPWVPDAGLTAADLDAVDAVVTTATVAIANTGTLVLDHGAGQGRRALSLVPDVHVCVVRVGQIVDDVPRAVARLIDSGVHTRPLTWISGPSATSDIELDRVEGVHGPRTLHVIVVD; encoded by the coding sequence ATGAGTGAGGCGCGCGAGGCGATCTTGACCCGTGTGCGTGCGGCGCTGTCCGATCGGCCGACACCGGCCGACGTCCCGTGGGGCTACGGCGCCGACGTCGGCACCGGTGATCTCGGCCTGGTCGAGCGGTTTGTCGAGCGTGTCGCGGACTACCGGGCGCGGGTTGACCGCGTCGCCGAGGCCGACACCGCATCGGCGATCAGGGCGGCGTTGGGGGAGGTACGCGCCGTGGTGGCCGATCCGGCGGTGCAGGAAGCGTGGCCGGACGCCGCGCCGTGGGTGCCCGACGCCGGCCTGACGGCCGCCGACCTCGACGCCGTCGACGCCGTCGTCACCACCGCGACGGTGGCGATCGCCAACACCGGCACGCTGGTGCTCGACCACGGCGCGGGGCAGGGGCGGCGAGCGCTGAGCCTGGTACCCGACGTGCACGTGTGCGTGGTCCGGGTCGGTCAGATCGTCGACGACGTCCCCAGAGCGGTTGCCCGGCTCATCGATTCAGGGGTCCACACCCGGCCCTTGACGTGGATCAGCGGACCGAGCGCGACCAGCGACATCGAACTGGACCGGGTGGAAGGCGTGCACGGTCCGCGCACGCTGCATGTGATCGTCGTCGACTAG
- a CDS encoding LutB/LldF family L-lactate oxidation iron-sulfur protein produces the protein MTGHPHVGVTGVHLGLPSFSTAAKSALENSVLRRNLTHATGTIRAKRANVVGELYNWEELRLAAAAIKDAALQRLDEHLEAFEANATAAGATVHWARDAAEANRIVIELVRAQGASEVVKVKSMATQEIELNEALAEAGIDAWETDLAELIVQLGDDWPSHILVPAIHRNRSEVREIFLREMGRVGRPAPADLTDEPRRLAEAARLHLREKFLRAKVAVSGANFAIADTGSLVVVESEGNGRMCLTLPETLISVVGIEKVLPSWRDLEVLLQVLPRSSTGERENPYTSIWTGPAQGDGPREVHIVLLDNGRTGVLADVEGRDALRCIRCSACLNVCPVYERTGGHSYGSVYPGPIGAVLTPQLRGTASAIDKSLPYASSLCGACFDVCPVRIDIPSMLVHMRTRVVDEHRGGAPSGEQVAMTAASWLLGDHRRLEALEKVAAAGGKTLRSKLFGGKKRLRSLPWPASAWSGARDAPVPPTESFRAWWDRTGGGHE, from the coding sequence ATGACCGGACATCCGCACGTCGGCGTCACGGGGGTGCACCTCGGACTTCCGTCCTTCTCGACCGCAGCCAAGTCGGCGTTGGAGAATTCGGTGTTGCGGCGCAACCTCACCCACGCCACGGGCACCATCCGCGCCAAGCGGGCCAACGTCGTCGGGGAGCTCTACAACTGGGAGGAGCTCCGGCTCGCGGCAGCCGCCATCAAGGACGCGGCGCTGCAGAGGCTCGACGAACACCTCGAAGCTTTCGAGGCGAACGCCACCGCGGCGGGGGCCACCGTGCACTGGGCGCGCGACGCCGCCGAGGCCAATCGGATCGTCATCGAGTTGGTGCGAGCGCAGGGCGCCTCCGAGGTCGTCAAGGTCAAGTCGATGGCCACCCAGGAGATCGAGCTGAACGAGGCGCTGGCCGAGGCTGGAATCGATGCCTGGGAAACCGATCTGGCTGAGCTCATCGTCCAGCTCGGTGACGACTGGCCAAGCCACATCCTGGTCCCGGCGATCCACCGCAACCGCTCCGAGGTGCGCGAGATCTTCCTGCGAGAGATGGGCCGGGTCGGCCGGCCCGCGCCCGCCGATCTCACCGACGAACCGCGTCGCCTCGCCGAGGCTGCCCGGCTGCATCTGCGGGAGAAGTTCCTCCGTGCGAAAGTCGCCGTCTCCGGCGCCAATTTCGCGATCGCCGATACCGGCAGCCTGGTCGTGGTGGAGTCGGAGGGCAACGGCAGGATGTGCCTGACCCTGCCCGAGACGCTGATTTCCGTGGTGGGCATCGAAAAGGTGCTGCCGTCGTGGCGCGACCTCGAGGTGCTGCTGCAGGTGCTGCCGCGCAGCAGCACCGGTGAACGGGAGAACCCCTACACCTCGATCTGGACCGGGCCGGCGCAGGGAGACGGTCCACGTGAGGTGCACATCGTGTTGCTGGACAACGGCCGCACCGGGGTGCTGGCCGACGTCGAGGGCCGGGACGCGTTGCGTTGCATCCGCTGTTCGGCGTGCCTCAACGTGTGCCCTGTCTATGAACGCACAGGTGGACACTCGTACGGGTCGGTGTATCCCGGGCCGATCGGCGCTGTTCTGACCCCGCAACTGCGAGGCACCGCGAGCGCGATCGACAAATCGCTGCCTTACGCGTCCAGTCTGTGCGGAGCGTGTTTCGACGTGTGTCCTGTGCGCATTGACATCCCGTCGATGCTGGTGCACATGCGGACCCGCGTCGTCGACGAACATCGCGGGGGAGCGCCGTCGGGCGAGCAGGTTGCGATGACGGCGGCGAGCTGGCTGCTCGGCGACCATCGCCGCCTGGAGGCTCTCGAGAAGGTGGCCGCCGCGGGCGGTAAGACATTGCGCAGCAAGCTGTTCGGCGGCAAGAAGCGGCTGCGCTCCCTGCCGTGGCCCGCCAGTGCCTGGTCGGGGGCGCGCGACGCGCCGGTGCCGCCGACGGAGTCGTTCCGGGCGTGGTGGGACAGAACAGGAGGCGGTCATGAGTGA